From a region of the Apis cerana isolate GH-2021 linkage group LG13, AcerK_1.0, whole genome shotgun sequence genome:
- the LOC108000196 gene encoding uncharacterized protein LOC108000196 isoform X2 encodes MRAPLMPSLFPRNDKSERKVGRKSFPRPILRRFCARMQRKSIMLQCRKANLLETRGKKGRRGRVSTVSWIKRKNVQELLTVGLTTYANDERFQAIHFHHSEDWTLQIKYVQPRDAGLYQCQVSTHPPTSIFLFLEVVEARAEIAGPSEKFVRPGSTLQLHCLVKKSTETPSYLFWYHNFRMINYDVDQGVNVSTDLVGRESWLEVPRASDRHSGNYTCEASNAQPARVLVHVFKGDNPAAMQHSIASSPSVMACSALLMMFTTLKLVFHSTTTN; translated from the exons ATGCGTGCGCCATTAATGCCGTCGTTATTTCCGCGGAACGACAAATCGGAGCGAAAAGTTGGACGGAAATCTTTTCCACGTCCAATCTTACGTCGTTTCTGTGCACGCATGCAACGCAAGAGCATTATGTTGCAATGTCGAAAAGCGAATTTGCTCGAaacgagaggaaagaaaggaaggagaggaagagtTTCTACC GTGTCGTGGATCAAGCGGAAGAACGTCCAGGAGTTACTGACCGTAGGACTGACAACGTACGCGAACGACGAGCGTTTCCAGGCAATTCATTTCCACCACAGCGAGGATTGGActcttcaaataaaatacgtTCAACCGAGGGATGCTGGATTGTACCAGTGCCAAGTATCCACCCATCCACCCACGAGTATATTTCTGTTCCTCGAGGTTGTCG AGGCCAGAGCAGAGATAGCCGGCCCCTCGGAGAAGTTCGTGAGGCCAGGTAGCACTCTGCAGCTTCACTGCCTCGTAAAAAAATCTACCGAGACGCCTTCCTATTTATTCTGGTACCATAACTTCCGGATGATCAACTACGACGTCGATCAGGGGGTGAATGTCAGTACCGATCTGGTGGGACGGGAGAGTTGGCTGGAGGTACCCCGTGCGTCCGATCGCCACTCCGGAAATTACACCTGCGAGGCGAGTAACGCTCAACCGGCACGAGTGCTGGTGCACGTGTTCAAAGGAGATAATCCAGCAGCGATGCAGCACAGCATCGCATCGTCTCCATCTGTCATGGCTTGCAGCGCCCTATTGATGATGTTCACCACGTTGAAACTCGTGTTTCATTCCACGACCACGAACTGA
- the LOC108000196 gene encoding lachesin isoform X1, producing the protein MVHEATGLWHGAGFSVSRWLMIIIHGYRATTLLLSILLNVLVRTAEYPTAATAEIVPTNGNSLEASIKPLDIDLPPTLPMSFGTENSTVISAQSGSTALLPCVVHNLGDGMVSWIKRKNVQELLTVGLTTYANDERFQAIHFHHSEDWTLQIKYVQPRDAGLYQCQVSTHPPTSIFLFLEVVEARAEIAGPSEKFVRPGSTLQLHCLVKKSTETPSYLFWYHNFRMINYDVDQGVNVSTDLVGRESWLEVPRASDRHSGNYTCEASNAQPARVLVHVFKGDNPAAMQHSIASSPSVMACSALLMMFTTLKLVFHSTTTN; encoded by the exons ATGGTGCACGAGGCCACGGGTCTATGGCACGGCGCGGGATTCAGCGTATCGAGGTGGCTGATGATCATAATACACGGATACCGGGCCACCACCCTTTTGCTATCCATTCTACTTAACGTGCTGGTGCGAACTGCCG AGTATCCGACAGCGGCCACGGCGGAGATCGTGCCGACAAATGGGAATTCGTTAGAAGCGAGCATAAAACCATTGGACATCGATCTACCGCCCACGCTTCCGATGAGCTTCGGCACCGAAAATTCGACGGTGATCTCCGCCCAATCTGGATCTACCGCGCTCCTGCCTTGCGTCGTTCATAATCTCGGGGATGGAATG GTGTCGTGGATCAAGCGGAAGAACGTCCAGGAGTTACTGACCGTAGGACTGACAACGTACGCGAACGACGAGCGTTTCCAGGCAATTCATTTCCACCACAGCGAGGATTGGActcttcaaataaaatacgtTCAACCGAGGGATGCTGGATTGTACCAGTGCCAAGTATCCACCCATCCACCCACGAGTATATTTCTGTTCCTCGAGGTTGTCG AGGCCAGAGCAGAGATAGCCGGCCCCTCGGAGAAGTTCGTGAGGCCAGGTAGCACTCTGCAGCTTCACTGCCTCGTAAAAAAATCTACCGAGACGCCTTCCTATTTATTCTGGTACCATAACTTCCGGATGATCAACTACGACGTCGATCAGGGGGTGAATGTCAGTACCGATCTGGTGGGACGGGAGAGTTGGCTGGAGGTACCCCGTGCGTCCGATCGCCACTCCGGAAATTACACCTGCGAGGCGAGTAACGCTCAACCGGCACGAGTGCTGGTGCACGTGTTCAAAGGAGATAATCCAGCAGCGATGCAGCACAGCATCGCATCGTCTCCATCTGTCATGGCTTGCAGCGCCCTATTGATGATGTTCACCACGTTGAAACTCGTGTTTCATTCCACGACCACGAACTGA